A window of the Salvelinus alpinus chromosome 25, SLU_Salpinus.1, whole genome shotgun sequence genome harbors these coding sequences:
- the LOC139553552 gene encoding kinectin-like isoform X2, translating into MCSGTTGIRVRLIWDVWKRLELFILMALDIYDSQYLVILAPSLVIALIFLFFWLFMKETSYDEVLARQKRDLKLPPSKPDTRKKNDKKKSKKKESSSGGGGGGGGESEEDLRDFDMADAVSSSTAEEEEPTPMAPPTPVPVPVAAPAEAPAGVRERKKKEKKAAKAAAAPPAEEPEVNGSKPAGRKAEPPAPVAKPSPPSPQLDHQSQPPCQAQTPPQPSGKKKKEKKQKTESVEEEIKMEKVPAPVKKEAPVLVETKAQDGPAPPDTTTTSGKKRNSAKKQKTEHAPVDDVQADSATSANHNDDAPSKGSGKKQKNEANKENSEVKLKELLVGLGSLALSQAEAVSVVTVLKEKNPSALDAWQKSAVKTDPSSLERERLLTTLQEEASIAKDKVQQLSKELQQEKQKTVRAEAVLRDQRGAMEKELNVVQAKAQGELQGMQMKFQKLREQLEGQIARLQQENGILRDAVSSATNQMESKQSSELNQLRSEYSGLMKELAENNNKLQQEEHQRKSLEVNYKQNVSQLEAQLQDAKRGWEELQNYLHNVNAEREKLHAAKEELQNQLLAVETEMSNKNKEIQTLHSSLTDTIVSKDQVEQKVMHLLEVSQHNLAEDSVQVKDLLSEKSVLNAQIETLQAQLSSQATTVSHFEELQKLLAEKELQRKSLEDSLNTERSSGANRETNMQAMHNENMSLKAALQNLQAQISEQTVSQLALDQFQKSVQEREEKIKTVEDLLKMGMIEVANKEEELTTVREENKALKCDMEAFILQTTEQTSSDLIMEGLQSKIQEKDEQIKSMEESLQAAQASGSSNGMTIESLEQQVAGLQSDMEQLRQKQAVDTTSASDQLLELQTQLAAKDQEIQTLQSELESRAKEVSDKVQELQQKQTHTEAPSLELLTALAEKEKQVSDLQGELAKLRESLELHRNKNNELRVKNWSAMEALAATESMLQGKLSKALKENQTALEIAQAECRGVLHRLLPNVPLPTERNHQEWLQRFETAVKEAPAAEPNPAPEAAPEPAPEGSEDTKVLADKLKESEEAQKVLQKDCETYKKVLAETEGILQRLQSSVEKEESRWKVKLDLSQTELKEMSVKVAALEQDVDRLSDVGELDNLIRNKQHLESALERAERESATYVTEVRELKDLLTELQSKLDGSYTEAVRQNEMLNLLKTQLTETLSKLETEESERQKVAGDLYKAQQSLDLIQEEIFKETGQGDLIENSNLSSHEEIDRKEKKTAGLNQTVRELQQLLQAVNRQLTKRQEAESDKDSPEV; encoded by the exons ATGTGTTCTGGCACCACAGGTATTCGTGTCAGGCTGATCTGGGATGTATGGAAGCGCCTGGAGCTGTTCATCTT AATGGCGCTGGACATCTATGACTCTCAGTACTTGGTGATCCTGGCCCCATCCCTGGTCATCGccctcatcttcctcttcttctgGCTCTTCATGAAGGAGACCTCTTATGATGAGGTGCTAGCCAGGCAGAAACGAGATCTCAAGCTTCCACCCTCCAAACCAGACACCCGCAAGAAGAATGACAAGAAAAAGAGCAAGAAGAAGGAGAGCAGTAGCGGAGGAGGTGGCGGGGGAGGAGGAGAGTCAGAGGAAGACCTGCGGGACTTTGACATGGCTGACGCCGTGAGCAGCTCCACTGCTGAGGAGGAGGAGCCTACCCCTATGGCCCCGCCCACCCCGGTTCCTGTCCCTGTGGCAGCGCCAGCCGAGGCCCCTGCaggggtgagggagaggaagaagaaggagaagaaagcTGCCAAAGCTGCAGCCGCTCCCCCTGCCGAGGAACCTGAGGTGAATGGCTCCAAGCCAGCTGGCCGCAAAGCAGAGCCCCCTGCCCCAGTGGCTAAACCCAGTCCCCCCTCACCCCAGCTTGACCACCAGTCTCAGCCCCCATGCCAGGCCCAGACCCCACCCCAGCCCTCTggcaagaagaagaaggagaagaagcagAAGACAGAGTCTG TGGAGGAAGAGATTAAGATGGAGAAGGTTCCAGCTCCAGTCAAAAAGGAGGCTCCGGTGCTGGTGGAAACCAAAGCACAGGATGGTCCTGCCCCCCCAGACACCACCACAACCAGTGGCAAGAAAAGAAACTCTGCCAAGAAGCAGAAGACTGAGCATG CCCCAGTGGATGATGTCCAGGCTGACTCTGCGACTTCTGCCAACCACAATGATGACGCGCCCTCCAAGGGGAGTGGCAAGAAACAGAAGAACGAGGCCAACAAAG aGAATTCTGAGGTGAAGCTGAAGGAGCTGCTGGTGGGCCTGGGCAGTTTGGCCCTGTCACAGGCAGAGGCTGTGAGTGTGGTTACTGTGCTTAAAGAAAAGAACCCCTCTGCCCTGGACGCTTGGCAGAAGTCTGCAGTGAAGACTGACCCCTcatccctggagagagagaggctcctcACCACTCTGCAGGAGGAGGCCTCCATAGCAAAGGACAAGGTCCAGCAGCTCAGCAAG GAGCTGCAGCAGGAGAAGCAGAAGACTGTGAGAGCGGAGGCAGTTCTGAGGGACCAGCGTGGGGCAATGGAGAAGGAGCTGAATGTCGTGCAGGCTAAAGCCCAGGGAGAGCTTCAGGGCATGCAGATGAAG TTCCAGAAGCTGAGGGAACAGCTGGAGGGTCAGATCGCCAGGCTGCAGCAGGAGAACGGCATCCTGAGAGACGCAGTCAGCTCTGCTACCAACCAGATGGAGAGCAA GCAGTCGTCGGAGCTGAACCAGCTGCGCTCGgagtactctggtctgatgaaagagttggcggagaacaacaacaagctgcagcaggaggagcaccAGAGGAAGTCGCTGGAGGTCAACTACAAGCAGAACGTGTCTCAGCTGGAG GCTCAACTGCAGGATGCTAAGCGTGGTTGGGAGGAGCTCCAGAACTACCTCCACAATGTCAACGCAGAGAGGGAGAAACTTCATGCTGCTAAAGAAG AGCTGCAGAACCAGCTGCTGGCGGTGGAGACAGAGATGAGCAACAAGAACAAGGAGATCCAGACGCTGCACAGCAGCCTGACCGACACCATTGTGTCCAAGGACCAGGTGGAGCAGAAGGTGATGCACCTGCTGGAGGTGTCCCAGCACAACCTGGCTGAAGACTCAGTGCAGGTCAAG GATCTCCTGAGTGAAAAAAGTGTCCTCAATGCCCAGATTGAGACTCTGCAGGCCCAGTTGAGCTCCCAG GCCACTACTGTCTCCCACTTTGAAGAGCTGCAGAAGCT GCTGGCTGAGAAGGAGCTGCAGAGGAAGAGTCTGGAGGACTCCCTGAATACTGAGAGGAGCAGTGGCGCTAACAGGGAAACTAACATGCAG GCCATGCACAATGAGAACATGTCACTGAAGGCAGCGCTCCAGAATCTGCAGGCTCAGATTTCTGAACAG ACTGTTTCTCAGCTGGCCTTGGACCAGTTccagaagag TGtccaagagagggaggagaaaatcAAGACTGTGGAGGACCTGCTGAAGATGGGAATGATTGAGGTGGCCAATAAGGAGGAGGAATTGACG ACTGTAAGAGAAGAGAATAAGGCTCTGAAATGTGATATGGAGGCATTCATTCTTCAGACTACTGAACAG ACATCATCCGATTTGATAATGGAAGGTCTACAGAGCAA GATTCAAGAGAAAGATGAGCAGATTAAGTCAATGGAGGAGAGCCTACAGGCAGCACAGGCGAGTGGCTCCAGCAATGGGATGACCATTGAG TCTCTGGAGCAGCAGGTGGCAGGGCTGCAGTCTGACATGGAGCAGCTGAGACAGAAGCAGGCTGTGGACACCACCAGTGCCAGCGACCAGCTCCTAGAACTACAGACACA GCTTGCTGCTAAGGACCAGGAGATCCAGACACTACAGAGTGAGTTGGAGTCCAGGGCCAAGGAGGTGAGCGACAAGGTGCAGGAACTACAGCAGAAACAG ACCCACACAGAGGCCCCAAGCCTGGAACTGCTGACAGC GTTGGCAGAGAAGGAGAAGCAGGTGTCTGATCTCCAGGGAGAGCTGGCTAAGCTGAGGGAGTCCTTGGAGCTTCACAGGAACAAGAACAAT gagcttcGGGTGAAAAACTGGAGCGCTATGGAGGCTCTGGCAGCCACCGAGTCCATGCTTCAGGGGAAACTCAGCAAGGCCCTCAAG GAGAACCAGACAGCCCTGGAGATAGCCCAGGCAGAATGTCGAGGTGTTCTGCACAGACTGCTACCGAACGTGCCTCTGCCCACTGAACGG AACCACCAGGAGTGGCTGCAGAGGTTTGAGACTGCAGTGAAAGAGGCCCCGGCAGCAGAGCCCAACCCTGCCCCTGAAGCAGCACctgaacctgctccagagggctcagaGGACACCAAG GTATTGGCTGATAAGCTGAAGGAATCTGAAGAGGCCCAGAAGGTTCTACAGAAAGATTGTGAGACGTACAAGAAAGTGTTGGCTGAGACG GAGGGCATCCTTCAACGTCTCCAGAGCAGTGTGGAGAAGGAGGAGTCTCGATGGAAGGTGAAGCTGGATCTgtcacagacagagctgaaagaG ATGAGCGTGAAAGTTGCAGCACTGGAGCAGGATGTAGACAGACTGAGTGACGTCGGGGAGTTGGACAAC TTGATAAGAAACAAGCAGCACCTTGAGTCTGCGCTGGAGAGAGCAGAGCGTGAGAGCGCCACCTATGTGACAGAGGTCAGAGAG CTCAAAGATCTGTTGACTGAACTGCAGAGCAAACTTGATGGCTCTTATACAGAAGCAGTCAGGCAGAATGAGATGCTGAATTTG CTGAAGACCCAGCTGACTGAGACTCTGTCAAAACTGGAGACCGAGGAGAGTGAGAGGCAAAAGGTGGCTGGAGATCTCTATAAG GCCCAGCAGTCTCTGGACCTGATCCAGGAGGAGATCTTCAAAGAGACAGGCCAGGGTGACCTGATAGAGAACAGCAACCTCTCATCACAC GAGGAGATTGACAGGAAGGAGAAGAAGACTGCAGGGCTGAACCAAACTGTGAGGGAACTGCAGCAGCTGCTACAGGCCGTCAACCGGCAACTCACCAAGAGACAGGAGGCG GAATCGGACAAAGACTCGCCTGAAGTAtag
- the LOC139553552 gene encoding kinectin-like isoform X3, whose protein sequence is MALDIYDSQYLVILAPSLVIALIFLFFWLFMKETSYDEVLARQKRDLKLPPSKPDTRKKNDKKKSKKKESSSGGGGGGGGESEEDLRDFDMADAVSSSTAEEEEPTPMAPPTPVPVPVAAPAEAPAGVRERKKKEKKAAKAAAAPPAEEPEVNGSKPAGRKAEPPAPVAKPSPPSPQLDHQSQPPCQAQTPPQPSGKKKKEKKQKTESVEEEIKMEKVPAPVKKEAPVLVETKAQDGPAPPDTTTTSGKKRNSAKKQKTEHAPVDDVQADSATSANHNDDAPSKGSGKKQKNEANKENSEVKLKELLVGLGSLALSQAEAVSVVTVLKEKNPSALDAWQKSAVKTDPSSLERERLLTTLQEEASIAKDKVQQLSKELQQEKQKTVRAEAVLRDQRGAMEKELNVVQAKAQGELQGMQMKFQKLREQLEGQIARLQQENGILRDAVSSATNQMESKQSSELNQLRSEYSGLMKELAENNNKLQQEEHQRKSLEVNYKQNVSQLEAQLQDAKRGWEELQNYLHNVNAEREKLHAAKEELQNQLLAVETEMSNKNKEIQTLHSSLTDTIVSKDQVEQKVMHLLEVSQHNLAEDSVQVKDLLSEKSVLNAQIETLQAQLSSQATTVSHFEELQKLLAEKELQRKSLEDSLNTERSSGANRETNMQAMHNENMSLKAALQNLQAQISEQTVSQLALDQFQKSVQEREEKIKTVEDLLKMGMIEVANKEEELTTVREENKALKCDMEAFILQTTEQTSSDLIMEGLQSKIQEKDEQIKSMEESLQAAQASGSSNGMTIESLEQQVAGLQSDMEQLRQKQAVDTTSASDQLLELQTQLAAKDQEIQTLQSELESRAKEVSDKVQELQQKQQTHTEAPSLELLTALAEKEKQVSDLQGELAKLRESLELHRNKNNELRVKNWSAMEALAATESMLQGKLSKALKENQTALEIAQAECRGVLHRLLPNVPLPTERNHQEWLQRFETAVKEAPAAEPNPAPEAAPEPAPEGSEDTKVLADKLKESEEAQKVLQKDCETYKKVLAETEGILQRLQSSVEKEESRWKVKLDLSQTELKEMSVKVAALEQDVDRLSDVGELDNLIRNKQHLESALERAERESATYVTEVRELKDLLTELQSKLDGSYTEAVRQNEMLNLLKTQLTETLSKLETEESERQKVAGDLYKAQQSLDLIQEEIFKETGQGDLIENSNLSSHEEIDRKEKKTAGLNQTVRELQQLLQAVNRQLTKRQEAESDKDSPEV, encoded by the exons ATGGCGCTGGACATCTATGACTCTCAGTACTTGGTGATCCTGGCCCCATCCCTGGTCATCGccctcatcttcctcttcttctgGCTCTTCATGAAGGAGACCTCTTATGATGAGGTGCTAGCCAGGCAGAAACGAGATCTCAAGCTTCCACCCTCCAAACCAGACACCCGCAAGAAGAATGACAAGAAAAAGAGCAAGAAGAAGGAGAGCAGTAGCGGAGGAGGTGGCGGGGGAGGAGGAGAGTCAGAGGAAGACCTGCGGGACTTTGACATGGCTGACGCCGTGAGCAGCTCCACTGCTGAGGAGGAGGAGCCTACCCCTATGGCCCCGCCCACCCCGGTTCCTGTCCCTGTGGCAGCGCCAGCCGAGGCCCCTGCaggggtgagggagaggaagaagaaggagaagaaagcTGCCAAAGCTGCAGCCGCTCCCCCTGCCGAGGAACCTGAGGTGAATGGCTCCAAGCCAGCTGGCCGCAAAGCAGAGCCCCCTGCCCCAGTGGCTAAACCCAGTCCCCCCTCACCCCAGCTTGACCACCAGTCTCAGCCCCCATGCCAGGCCCAGACCCCACCCCAGCCCTCTggcaagaagaagaaggagaagaagcagAAGACAGAGTCTG TGGAGGAAGAGATTAAGATGGAGAAGGTTCCAGCTCCAGTCAAAAAGGAGGCTCCGGTGCTGGTGGAAACCAAAGCACAGGATGGTCCTGCCCCCCCAGACACCACCACAACCAGTGGCAAGAAAAGAAACTCTGCCAAGAAGCAGAAGACTGAGCATG CCCCAGTGGATGATGTCCAGGCTGACTCTGCGACTTCTGCCAACCACAATGATGACGCGCCCTCCAAGGGGAGTGGCAAGAAACAGAAGAACGAGGCCAACAAAG aGAATTCTGAGGTGAAGCTGAAGGAGCTGCTGGTGGGCCTGGGCAGTTTGGCCCTGTCACAGGCAGAGGCTGTGAGTGTGGTTACTGTGCTTAAAGAAAAGAACCCCTCTGCCCTGGACGCTTGGCAGAAGTCTGCAGTGAAGACTGACCCCTcatccctggagagagagaggctcctcACCACTCTGCAGGAGGAGGCCTCCATAGCAAAGGACAAGGTCCAGCAGCTCAGCAAG GAGCTGCAGCAGGAGAAGCAGAAGACTGTGAGAGCGGAGGCAGTTCTGAGGGACCAGCGTGGGGCAATGGAGAAGGAGCTGAATGTCGTGCAGGCTAAAGCCCAGGGAGAGCTTCAGGGCATGCAGATGAAG TTCCAGAAGCTGAGGGAACAGCTGGAGGGTCAGATCGCCAGGCTGCAGCAGGAGAACGGCATCCTGAGAGACGCAGTCAGCTCTGCTACCAACCAGATGGAGAGCAA GCAGTCGTCGGAGCTGAACCAGCTGCGCTCGgagtactctggtctgatgaaagagttggcggagaacaacaacaagctgcagcaggaggagcaccAGAGGAAGTCGCTGGAGGTCAACTACAAGCAGAACGTGTCTCAGCTGGAG GCTCAACTGCAGGATGCTAAGCGTGGTTGGGAGGAGCTCCAGAACTACCTCCACAATGTCAACGCAGAGAGGGAGAAACTTCATGCTGCTAAAGAAG AGCTGCAGAACCAGCTGCTGGCGGTGGAGACAGAGATGAGCAACAAGAACAAGGAGATCCAGACGCTGCACAGCAGCCTGACCGACACCATTGTGTCCAAGGACCAGGTGGAGCAGAAGGTGATGCACCTGCTGGAGGTGTCCCAGCACAACCTGGCTGAAGACTCAGTGCAGGTCAAG GATCTCCTGAGTGAAAAAAGTGTCCTCAATGCCCAGATTGAGACTCTGCAGGCCCAGTTGAGCTCCCAG GCCACTACTGTCTCCCACTTTGAAGAGCTGCAGAAGCT GCTGGCTGAGAAGGAGCTGCAGAGGAAGAGTCTGGAGGACTCCCTGAATACTGAGAGGAGCAGTGGCGCTAACAGGGAAACTAACATGCAG GCCATGCACAATGAGAACATGTCACTGAAGGCAGCGCTCCAGAATCTGCAGGCTCAGATTTCTGAACAG ACTGTTTCTCAGCTGGCCTTGGACCAGTTccagaagag TGtccaagagagggaggagaaaatcAAGACTGTGGAGGACCTGCTGAAGATGGGAATGATTGAGGTGGCCAATAAGGAGGAGGAATTGACG ACTGTAAGAGAAGAGAATAAGGCTCTGAAATGTGATATGGAGGCATTCATTCTTCAGACTACTGAACAG ACATCATCCGATTTGATAATGGAAGGTCTACAGAGCAA GATTCAAGAGAAAGATGAGCAGATTAAGTCAATGGAGGAGAGCCTACAGGCAGCACAGGCGAGTGGCTCCAGCAATGGGATGACCATTGAG TCTCTGGAGCAGCAGGTGGCAGGGCTGCAGTCTGACATGGAGCAGCTGAGACAGAAGCAGGCTGTGGACACCACCAGTGCCAGCGACCAGCTCCTAGAACTACAGACACA GCTTGCTGCTAAGGACCAGGAGATCCAGACACTACAGAGTGAGTTGGAGTCCAGGGCCAAGGAGGTGAGCGACAAGGTGCAGGAACTACAGCAGAAACAG CAGACCCACACAGAGGCCCCAAGCCTGGAACTGCTGACAGC GTTGGCAGAGAAGGAGAAGCAGGTGTCTGATCTCCAGGGAGAGCTGGCTAAGCTGAGGGAGTCCTTGGAGCTTCACAGGAACAAGAACAAT gagcttcGGGTGAAAAACTGGAGCGCTATGGAGGCTCTGGCAGCCACCGAGTCCATGCTTCAGGGGAAACTCAGCAAGGCCCTCAAG GAGAACCAGACAGCCCTGGAGATAGCCCAGGCAGAATGTCGAGGTGTTCTGCACAGACTGCTACCGAACGTGCCTCTGCCCACTGAACGG AACCACCAGGAGTGGCTGCAGAGGTTTGAGACTGCAGTGAAAGAGGCCCCGGCAGCAGAGCCCAACCCTGCCCCTGAAGCAGCACctgaacctgctccagagggctcagaGGACACCAAG GTATTGGCTGATAAGCTGAAGGAATCTGAAGAGGCCCAGAAGGTTCTACAGAAAGATTGTGAGACGTACAAGAAAGTGTTGGCTGAGACG GAGGGCATCCTTCAACGTCTCCAGAGCAGTGTGGAGAAGGAGGAGTCTCGATGGAAGGTGAAGCTGGATCTgtcacagacagagctgaaagaG ATGAGCGTGAAAGTTGCAGCACTGGAGCAGGATGTAGACAGACTGAGTGACGTCGGGGAGTTGGACAAC TTGATAAGAAACAAGCAGCACCTTGAGTCTGCGCTGGAGAGAGCAGAGCGTGAGAGCGCCACCTATGTGACAGAGGTCAGAGAG CTCAAAGATCTGTTGACTGAACTGCAGAGCAAACTTGATGGCTCTTATACAGAAGCAGTCAGGCAGAATGAGATGCTGAATTTG CTGAAGACCCAGCTGACTGAGACTCTGTCAAAACTGGAGACCGAGGAGAGTGAGAGGCAAAAGGTGGCTGGAGATCTCTATAAG GCCCAGCAGTCTCTGGACCTGATCCAGGAGGAGATCTTCAAAGAGACAGGCCAGGGTGACCTGATAGAGAACAGCAACCTCTCATCACAC GAGGAGATTGACAGGAAGGAGAAGAAGACTGCAGGGCTGAACCAAACTGTGAGGGAACTGCAGCAGCTGCTACAGGCCGTCAACCGGCAACTCACCAAGAGACAGGAGGCG GAATCGGACAAAGACTCGCCTGAAGTAtag